The following are from one region of the Streptomyces decoyicus genome:
- the npdG gene encoding NADPH-dependent F420 reductase, which translates to MTTPDDARFSPNAATRAKAALKRDPWDLPDVSGLVVGVLGGTGDQGRGLAYRLARAGQKVIIGSRAAERAQTAAGELGLGIEGEENAVCARRSDVVIVAVPWEGHAKTLQALREELAGKLVIDCVNPLGFDKKGAYALKPEEGSAAEQAAALLPEARVTAAFHHLSAVLLQDPETEQIDTDVMVLGESRADTDLVQALAARIPGMRGVFAGRLRNAHQVESLVANLISVNRRYKAHAGLRITDV; encoded by the coding sequence ATGACTACTCCTGATGATGCCCGGTTCTCCCCGAACGCCGCGACCCGCGCGAAGGCCGCCCTCAAGCGCGACCCCTGGGACCTCCCGGACGTTTCCGGCCTGGTGGTCGGTGTCCTGGGCGGCACCGGAGACCAGGGCCGCGGACTGGCCTACCGGCTCGCCCGGGCCGGCCAGAAGGTGATCATCGGCTCCCGGGCCGCCGAGCGCGCACAGACCGCCGCCGGCGAACTCGGCCTGGGCATCGAGGGCGAGGAGAACGCCGTCTGCGCCCGGCGCAGCGATGTCGTGATCGTCGCCGTGCCGTGGGAGGGCCACGCCAAGACCCTCCAGGCGCTCCGCGAGGAGCTGGCCGGCAAGCTCGTCATCGACTGCGTCAACCCGCTCGGCTTCGACAAGAAGGGCGCCTACGCGCTCAAGCCGGAGGAGGGCAGTGCCGCCGAGCAGGCCGCGGCCCTGCTGCCCGAGGCCCGGGTCACCGCCGCCTTCCACCATCTGTCCGCGGTGCTGCTCCAGGACCCGGAGACCGAGCAGATCGACACCGATGTGATGGTTCTCGGCGAGTCCCGCGCCGACACCGACCTGGTGCAGGCGCTGGCCGCCCGCATCCCCGGCATGCGCGGTGTCTTCGCCGGCCGGCTGCGCAATGCCCACCAGGTCGAGTCGCTGGTCGCCAA
- a CDS encoding dihydrodipicolinate synthase family protein, translating into MALPAPLHGVIPPVCTPLGPRGEIDTASLARLVNHLIDGGVHGLFALGSTSEVAYLTDAQRGTALEAVLKAADGRVPVLAGVIDTTTPRVLDHARTAAALGVDALVATAPFYTRTHPREIAAHFRHLRTAVDLPLFAYDIPVAVHSKLPPSLVRELAEDGTLAGLKDSSGDEGSLRRLIVELGGRTARHTGPAPGFAVLTGSELTVDAALLAGADGVVPGIGNVDPAAYVRLYDAARSGDWERAAAEQERLAALFAMVDAGPEAEMGRSSSALGAFKAALHLLGVIDGGTTAFPQRPLSEEAVAEVGRRLSAAGLPPVR; encoded by the coding sequence ATGGCACTGCCCGCACCCCTGCACGGCGTCATCCCACCGGTCTGCACCCCCCTCGGCCCGCGCGGCGAGATCGACACCGCCTCGCTGGCCCGCCTGGTGAACCACCTCATCGACGGCGGGGTACACGGGCTGTTCGCCCTCGGCTCCACCAGCGAGGTCGCCTACCTCACCGACGCCCAGCGCGGCACCGCACTGGAAGCCGTCCTCAAGGCCGCCGACGGCAGGGTCCCGGTGCTCGCCGGCGTCATCGACACCACCACGCCCCGGGTGCTCGACCACGCCCGGACCGCCGCCGCCCTCGGCGTCGACGCCCTGGTCGCCACGGCGCCCTTCTACACCCGCACCCATCCCCGGGAGATCGCCGCGCACTTCCGTCACCTCCGCACGGCCGTGGACCTCCCGCTGTTCGCCTACGACATCCCCGTCGCCGTGCACAGCAAGCTGCCCCCGTCACTGGTGCGGGAGCTGGCCGAGGACGGCACCCTCGCCGGCCTCAAGGACAGCAGCGGCGACGAGGGCTCGCTGCGCCGTCTGATCGTCGAACTCGGCGGCCGCACCGCCCGGCACACCGGCCCCGCCCCCGGTTTCGCGGTCCTCACCGGCTCCGAACTGACCGTGGACGCCGCCCTGCTGGCCGGCGCCGACGGCGTCGTCCCCGGCATCGGCAACGTCGACCCGGCGGCCTACGTACGCCTCTACGACGCCGCCCGGTCCGGCGACTGGGAGCGGGCGGCCGCCGAACAGGAGCGTCTGGCCGCCCTGTTCGCCATGGTCGACGCCGGCCCCGAGGCCGAGATGGGCCGCAGCTCCTCCGCACTGGGCGCGTTCAAGGCGGCGCTCCATCTCCTCGGCGTGATCGACGGGGGCACCACCGCCTTCCCACAGCGCCCGCTGAGCGAAGAGGCCGTGGCAGAGGTTGGACGTCGGCTCTCCGCCGCCGGCCTGCCGCCCGTCCGGTAG
- the map gene encoding type I methionyl aminopeptidase, giving the protein MSGQSLLVPGKISPTRPVPASIPRPEYVGKDAPTPYTGPEVQDAETIERMRIAGRIAAQAMAEAAKLIAPGVTTDELDRVAHEFMCDHGAYPSTLGYRGFPKSLCSSLNEVICHGIPDSTVLKDGDIVNLDVTAYINGVHGDNNATYLCGEVDEESTLLVERTREALNRAIKAVKPGRQINIIGRVIESYAKRFGYGVVRDFTGHGINSSFHSGLIVPHYDSPHHTTDIKPGMTFTIEPMLTLGSYDYDMWDDGWTVVTKDRKRTAQFEHTLVVTDTGAEILTLP; this is encoded by the coding sequence ATGTCTGGCCAGTCGCTTCTTGTCCCGGGGAAGATCTCCCCCACCCGCCCCGTCCCTGCCTCGATCCCGCGCCCCGAGTACGTCGGGAAGGACGCGCCCACCCCTTACACGGGGCCCGAGGTGCAGGACGCCGAAACGATCGAGCGGATGCGGATCGCCGGCCGGATCGCCGCCCAGGCGATGGCGGAGGCCGCCAAGCTGATCGCGCCGGGCGTGACGACCGATGAACTGGACCGGGTCGCCCATGAGTTCATGTGCGACCACGGCGCCTATCCGTCCACGCTCGGCTACCGCGGTTTCCCCAAGTCCCTGTGCTCCTCGCTCAACGAGGTCATCTGCCACGGCATCCCGGACTCGACCGTCCTCAAGGACGGCGACATCGTGAACCTGGACGTCACCGCGTACATCAACGGCGTGCACGGCGACAACAACGCCACCTACCTGTGCGGCGAGGTGGACGAGGAGTCCACGCTGCTCGTCGAGCGCACCCGTGAGGCGCTCAACCGCGCGATCAAGGCCGTCAAGCCGGGCCGCCAGATCAACATCATCGGCCGGGTCATCGAGTCCTACGCCAAGCGCTTCGGCTACGGAGTGGTCCGTGACTTCACCGGTCACGGCATCAACTCCTCCTTCCACTCCGGTCTGATCGTTCCGCACTATGACAGCCCGCACCACACCACCGACATCAAGCCCGGCATGACCTTCACGATCGAGCCGATGCTGACGCTGGGGTCCTACGACTACGACATGTGGGACGACGGCTGGACGGTGGTGACCAAGGACCGCAAGCGGACCGCGCAGTTCGAGCACACCTTGGTGGTCACGGACACGGGGGCGGAGATCCTCACGCTGCCCTGA
- a CDS encoding FadR/GntR family transcriptional regulator, translating to MARGTMAEDVQAQIKQLILQRELTPGDPLPTEAELVGLLDVSRNSVREALKALQAMRIVEIRHGFGTYVGPLTLEPFVEGVAFRAAVRHHQGESSLYELMEVREALEAGLIGTVARNLPAEDLAVLKGLVQRMAEEARGGQVLSDTDRAFHLALYRSMGNHLLSEVLDAFWAALRRVREDLSDDGPDPDVTYRQHKEIVDALEAGDGDRAVEAIHRHFDGIRRRLTE from the coding sequence ATGGCGCGAGGGACGATGGCCGAGGATGTGCAGGCGCAGATCAAGCAGTTGATCCTCCAGCGCGAACTGACGCCGGGCGATCCGCTGCCCACCGAGGCCGAACTGGTCGGCCTGCTCGACGTCAGCCGCAACTCGGTGCGCGAGGCGCTCAAGGCGCTTCAGGCCATGCGCATCGTGGAGATCCGGCACGGCTTCGGCACCTACGTCGGCCCCCTCACCCTGGAGCCGTTCGTCGAGGGCGTCGCCTTCCGTGCCGCGGTCCGCCACCACCAGGGCGAGTCGAGCCTGTACGAGCTGATGGAGGTCCGCGAGGCGCTGGAGGCGGGCCTGATCGGCACCGTCGCCCGCAACCTGCCCGCCGAGGACCTCGCCGTCCTCAAGGGGTTGGTGCAGCGGATGGCGGAGGAGGCGCGCGGCGGGCAGGTGCTGAGCGACACCGACCGGGCCTTCCATCTCGCCCTGTACCGCTCGATGGGCAATCATCTGCTGAGCGAGGTGCTGGACGCATTCTGGGCGGCGCTGCGCCGGGTGCGCGAGGACCTCTCCGACGACGGCCCCGATCCCGACGTGACGTACCGTCAGCACAAGGAGATCGTGGACGCGTTGGAGGCGGGCGACGGCGACCGCGCCGTGGAGGCGATACACCGGCACTTCGACGGCATCCGGCGCCGGCTGACCGAGTAG
- a CDS encoding biliverdin-producing heme oxygenase encodes MEASSPTPSAPSTPFSAVIRTASHEQHVEAENSSFMSDLLGGRLGIPAYRRYTEQLWFVYRALEDASGPLAADPVAGPFIRPELARTAALERDLTHLGGPSWRSGLEPLPATAAYADRVAACARDWPAGFVAHHYTRYLGDLSGGQIIRGTAEKTWGFARKGDGVRFYVFEDIANPAAFKREYRALLDALPVDDLEKQRVVDECKRAFRLNSAVFRELGEEFPLSA; translated from the coding sequence TTGGAAGCGTCCAGCCCGACCCCGTCCGCCCCGTCCACCCCCTTCTCCGCGGTCATCCGCACCGCCTCCCACGAGCAGCACGTGGAGGCCGAGAACTCCTCCTTCATGAGCGACCTCCTCGGCGGCAGGCTCGGCATCCCGGCCTACCGGCGCTACACCGAGCAGCTGTGGTTCGTCTACCGCGCGCTGGAGGACGCCTCCGGGCCGCTCGCCGCCGACCCCGTCGCGGGCCCCTTCATCCGCCCCGAGCTGGCCCGCACCGCCGCGCTGGAGCGCGACCTCACCCATCTCGGCGGGCCGTCCTGGCGCAGCGGCCTGGAGCCGCTCCCGGCCACCGCCGCCTATGCCGACCGGGTGGCGGCCTGCGCCCGCGACTGGCCGGCCGGCTTCGTCGCCCACCACTACACGCGCTATCTCGGCGACCTCTCCGGCGGCCAGATCATCCGCGGCACCGCCGAGAAGACCTGGGGCTTCGCCCGCAAGGGCGACGGGGTCCGCTTCTACGTCTTCGAGGACATCGCCAACCCGGCCGCCTTCAAGCGCGAGTACCGGGCGCTGCTGGACGCCCTGCCGGTGGACGACCTGGAAAAGCAGCGGGTGGTCGACGAGTGCAAGCGTGCGTTCCGGCTGAACAGCGCGGTCTTCCGGGAGTTGGGCGAGGAGTTCCCGCTGAGCGCGTAG
- a CDS encoding carbohydrate ABC transporter permease — MTRPPVRHRIITASLLTVAALYFLVPVYWLVVSATKNSADLFGTFGFWFSDHPHPVDHLVAVLTYDHGVYARWFANSLFYAGAGAVCATLLSASAGYALAKFPFRGREAVFNVVLAGVLIPGTALALPLYFLFSAMGLSNTYWAVLIPSVVSPFGVYLCRIYAAAAVPDSLLEAARIDGAGEARIFGGLGLRLMTPALVTVFLFQFVHIWNNYFLPLVMLSDSDLYPIQLGLTSWTGYADRQPVLYQYTVGGAFLSVVPLMVLMTVLQRYWRTGLTEGSVKA; from the coding sequence ATGACCCGGCCCCCGGTCCGCCACCGGATCATCACCGCCTCGCTGCTGACCGTCGCCGCGCTCTACTTCCTGGTGCCCGTCTACTGGCTGGTGGTCTCCGCCACCAAGAACAGCGCCGACCTCTTCGGCACGTTCGGCTTCTGGTTCTCCGACCATCCGCACCCCGTCGACCACCTCGTCGCCGTCCTCACCTACGACCACGGCGTCTACGCCCGCTGGTTCGCCAACTCCCTCTTCTACGCCGGGGCCGGCGCGGTCTGCGCCACCCTGCTGTCCGCATCGGCCGGCTATGCGCTGGCCAAATTCCCGTTCCGCGGCCGGGAGGCGGTCTTCAACGTGGTGCTCGCCGGGGTGCTGATCCCCGGCACCGCGCTGGCCCTGCCGCTCTACTTCCTCTTCAGCGCGATGGGTCTGTCCAACACCTACTGGGCGGTGCTGATCCCCAGCGTGGTCAGCCCGTTCGGCGTCTATCTGTGCCGGATCTACGCGGCGGCCGCGGTCCCGGACTCGCTGCTGGAGGCGGCCCGGATCGACGGTGCGGGCGAGGCCAGGATCTTCGGCGGGCTCGGGCTGCGGCTGATGACCCCGGCGCTGGTGACGGTCTTCCTGTTCCAGTTCGTGCACATCTGGAACAACTACTTCCTGCCGCTGGTGATGCTCTCGGACTCCGACCTCTATCCGATCCAGCTGGGCCTGACCTCCTGGACCGGCTACGCCGACCGCCAACCGGTGCTCTACCAGTACACGGTGGGCGGCGCCTTTCTGTCCGTGGTGCCGCTGATGGTGCTGATGACGGTGCTCCAGCGCTACTGGCGCACAGGCCTGACCGAGGGCAGTGTGAAGGCGTGA
- a CDS encoding ABC transporter substrate-binding protein has protein sequence MTSNTVHRRTVLGGAAALAAGFALAGCGDSGDGDGNAPRERKKGQKIQLTFWSWVPGIDKPVDLWNRKNPEVQVKVEKVSAVNGQQYAKMHAAIKAGNPPDLGQIEFPVVPGFLLDNGLLDLAPLGAARHRNKFFGWQWQQSVFGKGVYAIPQASGPMGLFLRQDLFDKWEVRTPRTWDEYETAAKAVRKKGAWIETFAPTNGNRFSGLAWQAGAKWYGTHGDTWIVHIDDEPTRRVADYWESLVRQKLVKTIPDRQNAWYKDLQTGAIPSWVGASWGDALLVGNAPDTKGKWRAAPLPQWKAGEQAFANWGGSTTAVFAGASYPKDALDFAVWLNTDPEPIALLIDGGYGFPSAKKGYATTDLDVDKDFFGGQAYSKVFADAGAHVDTSWRWGPGVDTLYQRLGDAFTDALADGSSFRSVLTKVQRQTLADLKDKGLKAESGG, from the coding sequence ATGACGAGCAACACCGTGCACCGCAGAACGGTCCTGGGCGGGGCGGCCGCCCTCGCCGCCGGCTTCGCGCTCGCCGGCTGCGGCGACAGCGGGGACGGCGACGGCAACGCGCCCCGGGAGCGCAAGAAGGGGCAGAAGATCCAGCTGACCTTCTGGTCCTGGGTGCCGGGCATCGACAAGCCCGTCGACCTGTGGAACCGCAAGAATCCCGAGGTGCAGGTCAAGGTCGAGAAGGTATCGGCCGTCAACGGCCAGCAGTACGCGAAGATGCACGCCGCCATCAAGGCCGGCAACCCGCCCGACCTGGGCCAGATCGAATTCCCCGTCGTCCCCGGCTTCCTGCTCGACAACGGGCTGCTCGATCTCGCCCCGCTCGGCGCCGCCCGCCACAGGAACAAGTTCTTCGGCTGGCAGTGGCAGCAGTCCGTCTTCGGCAAGGGCGTCTACGCCATCCCGCAGGCCTCCGGGCCGATGGGGCTGTTCCTCCGCCAGGACCTCTTCGACAAGTGGGAGGTGCGGACGCCGCGGACCTGGGACGAGTACGAGACCGCCGCCAAGGCCGTCCGCAAGAAGGGCGCCTGGATCGAGACCTTCGCCCCCACCAACGGAAACCGCTTCTCCGGCCTCGCCTGGCAGGCCGGCGCCAAGTGGTACGGGACGCACGGCGACACCTGGATCGTGCACATCGACGACGAACCCACCCGCAGGGTCGCCGATTACTGGGAATCCCTCGTCAGGCAGAAGCTGGTCAAGACCATCCCGGACCGGCAGAACGCCTGGTACAAGGATCTCCAGACCGGTGCCATCCCGTCCTGGGTGGGCGCGAGTTGGGGCGATGCCCTACTGGTCGGCAACGCGCCGGACACCAAGGGGAAGTGGCGGGCCGCGCCGCTGCCGCAGTGGAAGGCGGGCGAGCAGGCCTTCGCCAACTGGGGCGGCTCGACCACCGCCGTCTTCGCCGGGGCGAGCTACCCCAAGGACGCCCTGGACTTCGCCGTCTGGCTCAACACCGACCCCGAGCCGATCGCGCTGCTGATCGACGGCGGCTACGGCTTCCCCAGCGCCAAGAAGGGCTATGCCACCACCGACCTCGATGTCGACAAGGACTTCTTCGGCGGCCAGGCGTACAGCAAGGTCTTCGCGGACGCCGGAGCGCATGTGGACACCAGCTGGCGGTGGGGACCCGGCGTGGACACCCTCTACCAGCGGCTCGGCGACGCCTTCACCGATGCGCTCGCCGACGGCAGCTCCTTCCGCTCCGTCCTCACGAAGGTGCAGCGCCAGACCCTCGCCGACCTCAAGGACAAGGGCCTGAAGGCGGAGAGCGGCGGGTGA
- the efeO gene encoding iron uptake system protein EfeO: MRALRSSAVAALAAATAVTAVAGCAAKNDGKGGGGKGAIEVTATDSSCELSAKEFPAGHVRFAVQNKGSKVTEVYVYAPGDRIVTERENIGPGTSAEITAEIKAGSYEVACKPGMKGKGIRQKVTAGGKGATAKRDPKLDAAVAAYRTYVQEQADQTLPAAQKFADAVKSGDVEAAKKAYALSRVGWERTEPVAESFGDIDPKVDVRADGLEKGQKWTGWHKLEKSLWEEKKISGDDKKLADRLITDLKDWQKRVGKAEITPTSMANGAKELLDEVATGKVTGEEERYSHTDLVDFQANVEGAETAYELLKPVVAKNEPALAKELDKQFKAIDSLLDDHRDSKSADGFASYDTVGKDERKELSDGVNALAEPLSKLAAAVATTK, encoded by the coding sequence ATGCGAGCCCTTCGCTCCTCCGCCGTCGCCGCCCTCGCCGCGGCCACGGCTGTCACCGCCGTCGCCGGCTGCGCCGCGAAGAACGACGGCAAGGGAGGCGGCGGAAAGGGTGCGATCGAGGTGACCGCGACCGACTCCAGCTGTGAGCTCTCCGCCAAGGAGTTCCCCGCCGGACACGTCCGGTTCGCGGTGCAGAACAAGGGCTCCAAGGTCACCGAGGTGTATGTCTACGCACCCGGCGACCGGATCGTGACCGAGCGGGAGAACATCGGTCCCGGCACCAGCGCGGAGATCACCGCGGAGATCAAGGCCGGTTCGTACGAGGTCGCCTGCAAGCCCGGTATGAAGGGCAAGGGCATCCGCCAGAAGGTGACCGCCGGCGGCAAGGGCGCGACCGCCAAGCGCGACCCCAAGCTGGATGCCGCCGTTGCCGCGTACCGCACCTACGTCCAGGAGCAGGCCGACCAGACCCTCCCGGCGGCACAGAAGTTCGCCGACGCGGTCAAGAGCGGCGATGTGGAGGCCGCGAAGAAGGCCTACGCCCTCTCCCGGGTGGGCTGGGAGCGCACCGAGCCGGTCGCCGAGTCGTTCGGTGACATCGACCCCAAGGTCGATGTGCGCGCCGACGGCCTGGAGAAGGGCCAGAAGTGGACCGGCTGGCACAAGCTGGAGAAGTCCCTGTGGGAGGAGAAGAAGATCTCCGGGGACGACAAGAAGCTCGCCGACCGGCTGATCACCGACCTGAAGGACTGGCAGAAGCGGGTCGGCAAGGCCGAGATCACCCCGACCAGCATGGCCAACGGCGCCAAGGAGCTGCTCGACGAGGTGGCCACCGGCAAGGTCACCGGTGAGGAAGAGCGCTACAGCCACACCGACCTGGTCGACTTCCAGGCCAATGTCGAGGGTGCCGAGACGGCGTACGAGCTACTGAAGCCGGTCGTCGCCAAGAACGAGCCGGCGCTCGCCAAGGAGCTGGACAAGCAGTTCAAGGCAATCGATTCGCTGCTCGACGACCACCGCGACAGCAAGTCCGCCGACGGCTTCGCCTCCTACGACACGGTCGGCAAGGACGAGCGCAAGGAGCTCTCCGACGGCGTCAACGCGCTGGCCGAGCCGCTGTCCAAGCTGGCCGCCGCCGTGGCCACCACCAAGTAG
- a CDS encoding carbohydrate ABC transporter permease, translating into MSRDTLSRPEPAVRKRARKDTGSRPRRASRTEARNARAAAGFVLPFLALFGLCFIAPIGYALYQSLQKTERAGPLGLGGREQETFAGLANYAHALADDRFLTGFGRVLLFGAVQIPLMIVLATALALLLESASARGVAFFRSAFFLPYGVPGVIASILWGFLYVPGISPLVKTADFVGWDVDFLSRGTVLWSIANIVTWQFTGYNMLVLIAQLKAVPGELYEAARIDGAGAWQVARHIKLPLIRPALVLTTVFSIIGTLQLFAEPMVLRPLASSIDSGFTPNLHAYSEAFVGNNQHVAAAEAVLLAVVACVLSFGFLRLAGGRAKGHR; encoded by the coding sequence GTGAGCCGGGACACGCTGAGCCGGCCGGAGCCGGCCGTACGGAAACGGGCGCGCAAGGACACCGGCAGCCGCCCGCGCCGCGCCTCCCGCACCGAGGCCCGCAACGCCCGCGCCGCGGCAGGGTTCGTCCTGCCCTTCCTCGCCCTCTTCGGCCTCTGCTTCATCGCCCCGATCGGCTACGCCCTCTACCAGAGCCTCCAGAAGACCGAACGCGCCGGACCGCTCGGCCTCGGCGGCAGGGAACAGGAGACCTTCGCCGGCCTCGCCAACTACGCCCATGCGCTCGCCGACGACCGGTTCCTGACCGGCTTCGGCCGGGTGCTGCTCTTCGGCGCCGTCCAGATCCCGCTGATGATCGTGCTGGCCACCGCCCTTGCGCTGCTGCTGGAGAGCGCGAGCGCCCGCGGGGTCGCCTTCTTCCGCAGCGCCTTCTTCCTGCCGTACGGCGTGCCCGGAGTGATCGCCTCGATCCTGTGGGGGTTCCTGTACGTCCCGGGCATCAGCCCGCTGGTGAAGACCGCCGATTTTGTGGGCTGGGACGTCGACTTCCTCTCCCGCGGCACCGTCCTGTGGTCCATCGCCAACATCGTCACCTGGCAGTTCACCGGCTACAACATGCTGGTGCTGATCGCCCAGCTCAAGGCCGTACCGGGGGAGCTGTACGAGGCGGCGCGGATCGACGGGGCGGGCGCCTGGCAGGTCGCCCGGCACATCAAGCTCCCGCTGATCCGGCCGGCGCTCGTGCTCACCACCGTCTTCAGCATCATCGGCACTCTCCAGCTGTTCGCCGAACCCATGGTGCTGCGCCCGCTGGCCTCCTCCATCGACTCCGGCTTCACGCCCAACCTGCACGCCTACAGCGAGGCGTTCGTCGGCAACAACCAGCATGTGGCGGCGGCCGAGGCGGTGCTGCTGGCGGTGGTGGCGTGCGTGCTGTCGTTCGGCTTCCTGCGGCTGGCCGGCGGGCGCGCCAAGGGGCACAGATGA
- a CDS encoding PhzF family phenazine biosynthesis protein: MTELDVLRVFCGPDGAGGNALGVVRDGAALPDAAERTALAAELGFSETVFLDDVARGAVDIHTPSGRLPFAGHPLVGLAWLLRSLGRPPRTLRPAAGEVAVRFEGDITWVRGRPEWVTARTTRHHASAAEVDALPAPPPGEGWLYAWAWQDEAAGVVRARAFPRRGDSVVEDEATGAAAMLLTHERGRPLDIRQGAGSRILTRTYPDGTIAIGGRVRPATP, from the coding sequence ATGACCGAACTTGATGTGCTCCGGGTGTTCTGCGGCCCGGACGGGGCCGGGGGCAATGCGCTGGGCGTCGTCCGCGACGGGGCGGCCCTCCCCGACGCCGCCGAGCGGACCGCGCTCGCGGCCGAACTCGGCTTCAGCGAGACCGTGTTCCTCGACGACGTCGCCCGCGGCGCCGTGGACATCCACACCCCGAGCGGCCGGCTCCCGTTCGCCGGGCACCCGTTGGTCGGTCTGGCCTGGCTGCTGCGGAGCCTGGGGCGGCCGCCGCGCACCCTGCGCCCCGCGGCCGGTGAGGTCGCGGTCCGCTTCGAGGGGGACATCACCTGGGTGCGCGGGCGCCCGGAGTGGGTGACCGCCCGCACGACCCGGCACCATGCCTCGGCCGCCGAGGTCGACGCACTGCCCGCGCCGCCGCCGGGGGAGGGCTGGCTCTACGCCTGGGCCTGGCAGGACGAGGCCGCGGGCGTGGTCCGGGCGCGGGCCTTCCCGCGGCGTGGCGACAGCGTCGTCGAGGACGAGGCGACCGGCGCCGCCGCGATGCTGCTGACCCATGAGCGGGGACGCCCGCTCGACATCCGGCAGGGCGCCGGCTCGCGGATCCTCACCCGGACGTATCCGGACGGCACCATCGCCATCGGCGGACGGGTCCGCCCCGCTACCCCGTAG
- a CDS encoding MFS transporter, with translation MLPDLAPWRCSRDFRLLWCAGAVTVFGSSLSFVALPLQLKELTGSTLAVGALGAVELVPLIVFGLYGGALADSFDRRRLVLWTEAALGLVSVLLLLNSLLPHPVVWPLYAAAAATSALTGLQRPALDAIVPRIVPHEQLAAAAALNALRWQIGAIAGPALAGGLLALAGLRWAYAIDAVTFVLSVLLALKLAPSPASHDAEKPSLRGIAEGARYAWSRKELLGTYAIDVLAMLFAFPLAIFPFLADDLDAPWALGLMYAALPAGSLLVSLTSGWTSRIHRQGRAIALAAASWGLAMAAAGQLRNVWLVLLLLTVAGACDMVSGIFRSAMWNQTIPDELRGRLAGIELLSYSAGPQLGQVRIGGMAALTSVRASVSWGGLLCFAGVGLLALGLPKLMAYDARTDEHARRMRERRAAVAGPPDGEGARGVEGAGPAAQTPNADPATA, from the coding sequence CTGCTGCCGGATCTGGCCCCCTGGCGCTGCTCGCGCGACTTCCGGCTGCTGTGGTGCGCGGGTGCGGTCACGGTCTTCGGCAGCTCGCTGTCCTTCGTGGCCCTGCCGCTCCAGCTGAAGGAGCTGACCGGCTCCACGCTCGCGGTCGGGGCCCTGGGCGCGGTGGAGCTGGTCCCGCTGATCGTCTTCGGTCTCTACGGCGGGGCACTCGCGGACTCCTTCGACCGCCGTCGGCTGGTCCTGTGGACCGAGGCCGCGCTGGGCCTGGTCTCCGTGCTCCTGCTGCTCAACAGCCTGCTGCCGCACCCGGTGGTGTGGCCGCTGTATGCGGCCGCGGCGGCGACCAGCGCGCTGACCGGTCTGCAACGGCCGGCCCTGGACGCGATCGTGCCGCGGATCGTCCCGCACGAGCAGCTCGCCGCGGCCGCCGCCCTGAACGCGCTGCGCTGGCAGATCGGCGCGATCGCCGGGCCCGCGCTGGCCGGCGGGCTGCTGGCCCTTGCCGGGCTGCGCTGGGCGTACGCCATCGACGCGGTCACCTTCGTGCTCTCGGTGCTGCTCGCCCTGAAGCTGGCGCCGTCGCCCGCCTCGCACGACGCCGAGAAACCGTCGCTGCGCGGGATCGCCGAGGGCGCGCGCTACGCCTGGAGCCGCAAGGAGCTGCTCGGCACCTACGCCATCGACGTCCTCGCGATGCTCTTCGCCTTCCCGCTGGCGATCTTCCCGTTCCTCGCCGACGATCTCGACGCCCCCTGGGCCCTGGGGTTGATGTACGCGGCGCTGCCGGCCGGCTCCCTCCTGGTGAGCCTGACCAGCGGCTGGACCTCACGGATCCACCGGCAGGGCCGCGCGATCGCGCTGGCCGCCGCGAGCTGGGGGCTGGCGATGGCGGCGGCCGGGCAGCTGCGCAACGTCTGGCTGGTGCTGCTCCTGCTGACCGTGGCCGGTGCCTGCGACATGGTCAGCGGCATCTTCCGCTCGGCGATGTGGAACCAGACCATCCCCGACGAACTGCGCGGCCGGCTGGCAGGTATCGAGCTGCTCTCGTACTCGGCGGGCCCGCAGCTGGGCCAGGTCCGGATCGGCGGCATGGCGGCGCTGACGAGCGTACGGGCGTCGGTGTCGTGGGGCGGGCTGCTGTGCTTCGCGGGGGTCGGGCTGCTGGCGCTCGGGCTGCCGAAGCTGATGGCGTACGACGCCAGGACCGATGAGCATGCCCGGCGGATGCGGGAGCGCCGGGCCGCCGTTGCCGGGCCACCGGACGGCGAGGGTGCGCGCGGCGTCGAGGGTGCCGGTCCGGCCGCGCAGACCCCAAACGCGGACCCGGCGACGGCGTGA